Within Longimicrobium sp., the genomic segment CTGCACCAGAACGCCAACGAGATCACGGTCGCCTACCAGACCTCGGGGAACATCGCCGTCTTCGACCACGAGGTGCGGCGCTACCTGGACTGGCTGCGCCGCTTCAGCCGCGACTTCGCGCTGGGCGACGGGCAGGTGGAGGACCTGGCGACCCGCATCGAGACCTTCCTGGAGAGCAAGCACCCCGGGCAGGTCGACATCCCCGAGGTGCTGCAGATCAAGCGGCGCATCCGCGAGGCCGAGGCGGTGTCGGGGATCGAGACCTTCGGGATGACGCGCGAGCAGGCGTGCTTCCTGAACCTCCCCTTCTACCAGACGGGGAAGGTGCGCAAGGACCCGATCGGCCCCGAGGACGTGGCGATCACGCTGCGCCTGCTGGAGGAGCGGCGCCCCGAGCTGGTGTTCGTGGCCGGCGACCTGTCGGACCCGCACGGCACCCACCGCATGTGCCTGCAGGCGGTGGAGCTGGCGCTCGAGCAGTACTCCGGCGAGCCGCCCGAGGTGTGGTACTACCGCGGCGCCTGGCAGGAGTGGAGCGTGGCCCAGGCCGACGTGCTGGTGCCGCTCTCGGAAGAGGAGCTCGACACCAAGATCCTGGCGATCTTCAAGCACCAGAGCCAGAAGGACAAGGCGCCGTTCCCGGGGCAGGACGAGCGCGAGTTCTGGCAGCGCGTCGAGGAGCGCAACACCGCCACCGCGCACATCGTGGACGCGCTGGGGCTCCCCGAGTACTTCGCCATGGAGGCGTACGTGGTGCGCCAGAACGGGCGGCCGCTGGAGCGCGAGCCGGTGCCCACCAGCGCGCTGGCCGCCCCGCCGCGCTTCCGCCGCGCCACCGACCACCCGGGCGCCTACCGGGTGCGCGCCGCGGACGCGGTGGGCGAGGCCGGCGGCCGGGTCGGCTAGAGCGGCCGCGGGACGAATGTCTACGTTCGCCGGGATCGACGGCGGCGGCACGCGCACCACGCTGGTGCTGGCCGGCGAGGGCGGGCGCGAGCTGGCGCGGCGGGTGGGCCCCGCCGGCCTCGTCGACCCGCGCCACCCCGCCGCCACCGCCGACATGCTGGCCGCCCTGGTGCGCGACGCCCTGGCCGAGGCGGGCCTCTCCGAGCCCCCGGCGGCGCTCTGCGCGGGCCTGGCCGGGGTGGGCAACGAGGACGAGCGCGCCGAGGTGGAGGCGGCGCTCGCGGCCGCGGGCGTGGCCGGGCGGGTGCGGGTGACCACCGACGGCGCGGTGGCGCTGGAGGGCGCGCTGGGCGGCGGCGCCGGCGTGCTGCTGATCGCCGGCACCGGCTCGGTGGCCTACGCCCGCGCCGAAGACGGGCGGGTGGAGCGCTGCGGCGGCTGGGGGATGGTCGTCGGCGACGAGGGGAGCGGCTGGTCGCTCGGGCGCGCGGGGCTGGCGGCGGCGCTCCGGGCGGCGGACGGGCGGGGCCCGCGCACGCGGCTCCTCGACCTCTTCCTCCAAGCGCTGGAGCTGGACGGCCCCAGCGCCATCCCGCCCTGGGCCGGGCGCGTGGACAAGTCGGCCGTGGCGAAGCTGGCCAGGCACGTGATCTCCGCCGCCGAGCAGGGCGACCCGGTGGCGCTGGGCGTGGCGGAGCGCGAGGCGCGCGAGCTGGCCTGCCACGCCCTGGCGCTCGCCCGCCGGCTGGAGCCCTGGAGCGGCGCCGTCCCCGTCGTCTTCCACGGCGGCGTGCTCTCGAACCCCTTCTACGCCGGGGTGGTGGAGGGCGCGCTGGAGGAGTTCGAGTACGCGTTCAGCGTCCGCCCCGCGGTGAGCGACGCCGTGCACGGTGCCCTCTCCTTCGCGCGGCGGCTGGTGGAGGAGCCGGAGCCGGCGGCGTGACCGCAGGTGCGAAGTGCGAGGTGCGAAGTGCGAAGGCCGCGGCGAGTCCGCGGCCTTCCTGGTTGATGATCCCTGGCGCGCACAACCCGCCTTCACAGGGTCATGCCATTTTGCGGAGGATCGCCCGGGAGACCATAACTGAATGTCTCACACGGAGGAAACGGAGTTAACGGAGAACTGCGGGGGTTCTCCGTTGACTCCGTTAACTCCGTGTGAGGCTTTTTGCCGTTCGCCGAAAGATCGGGAATCCATCCAGAACCGTCCCTGGGACTGGTATCATCCACCCAGAGCCGTCTTCCTCGCCTCGTTCAGCCTGGGTGTCGATTGATATGGGACTGCGACGATCCCGTCGCACTCGGCGCACACGGCCACGAGCACGTCCGGCACGTTGATCCGGGGACTGACGAGCGGGTAAGTGCGGAACTCGAAACGGGTCTCGACCACCCTCCCACAGTTCTCGCAGATCGCCCGGGACCGGTCACCAACCTTCCAGAGCTTCTCCATGACTCCTCACGTTGATCCTCGTGGGTGCCGAGGAAGATCTCGTCCAGAATGTATCTTTTCCTCGACTGCTTCGCGAGGGGCAACGCTCGCCTCTTTCGCGCGAAGGCCTCGCCCACCCAATTTCCTCCCGAAACTCCCGGCCACATCCGACGAGATACTCCGATGCCCCTCCGCCCCGCCCGGCCCCTCGCGCTCGCGCTCCTGGCCGCCTGCGCGCCGTCCGCCCAGCGGCAGCAACCGCCGACCGCGCCGACCGCGCCGACGGCGACCCGGTCGGCCACGCCCGGCGAGCCGTACGACCTGCTGATCCGCGGCGGGAGGATCGTGGACGGCACCGGGAGCCCGTGGTACCGCGGCGACGTGGCGATCCGGGGCGACCGCATCGCCGCCGTGGGGCTCCTTCCGGGGGCCGTGGCGCGCGACACCATCGACGCCACGGGGCTCGTGGTGGCGCCGGGGTTCATCGACATGCTGGGGCACTCCGAGTACCCGCTGCTGCGCGACGGGCGGGCCGTCTCCAAGATCACGCAGGGGATCACCAGCGAGGTCACCGGCGAGGTCACCAGCGTGGTCCCCGTCAACCAGAACACCCTGCGCGAGCTGGGCGACAGCACCCGCGCGCGCGTCACCTGGACCGACCTGGACGGCTACTTCCAGGCGCTGGAGCGCGCCCGCCCCGCCATCAACCTGGCCACCTTCGTCACCGTCGGCTCCGTGCGCCGCTACGTGATGGGCGACGTGGACCGCCCCGCCACCCCGGCGGAGCTGGAGCGGATGAAGGCGCTGGTCGACGAGGCGATGCGGCAGGGGGCGCTGGGGCTCTCCTCCGGGCTCATCTACGCCCCCGCCTCGTACGCCCCCGAGGCGGAGATCGCCGAGCTGGCGAAGGTGGCCGGGCGCTGGGGCGGCGGCTACGCCTCGCACATCCGCTCCGAGGGCGACCGGCTGGTGGAGGCCATCGAAGAGGCGATCCGCATCGGCCAGGCGGGCGGCACCTGGGTGCAGATCCACCACCTGAAGGCGTCGGGGAAGCGCAACTGGGGGAAGATGCGCCAGGCCGTGGCGGCGATCGAGGCCGCCCGCGCCCGCGGCCTCGACGTCACCGCCGACCAGTACCCGTACCCCGCCTCCGGGACCGACCTCGCGGCCATCATCCCCAACTGGGCGCACGCCGGCGGCACCGACTCGCTGGTGGCGCGCCTCGCCGACCCGGCGGTGCGCCGGCGCCTGCGCGAAGAGCTCACCACCGGCGGCACCGACTGGCGCATCGGCGAGAGCGCCGGCGGGCCCAGCGGCGTGCTGATCAGCGACTTCGGCACGGACAGCCTGGAGAAGTACGAGGGGATGCGCCTGGATGCCGTCGCCGCCGCGCGTGGGCAGGAGGTGGTGGACGCGCTCTTCGACCTGCTGGTGGCCGACCGCGCCAACACGGCGGCCATCTACTTCTCGATGTCGGAGGAAGACATCGAGTACGCCATGCGCCAGCCGTGGGTGAGCGTGGGGATCGACGCCGGCGCCCGCGCCGCCGACTCCACCGTGGCCGGCAAGCCGCACCCGCGCGCGTACGGCTCGTTCCCGCGCATCCTCTGCCGCTACGTGCGCGAGCGCCGCGTGCTCACGCTGGAAGACGCCGTGCGCAAGTTCACCGCGCTCCCCGCCGCGCGCGTGGGGCTCGACGACCGCGGCGTGGTGAAGGAAGGGATGTACGCCGACCTCACGCTCTTCGACCCGGCCACCGTCTGCGACCGCGCCACCTTCGAGAACCCGGTGCAGACCTCGGTGGGCATCGTGCACGTGCTGGTCAACGGCGTCCCCGTGGTGCGCGACACGCGCGTGACCGGCGCCCGCCCGGGGAGGCCGCTGCGCCGTGTCGGCACGGCTCCGTGAACCGCATTTCGCACTGCGTTTGGGCGTGTCCCTTCGCTGCGCTCCGGGCCGGGCTGCGCGCGCCGTAGGCCTGCAAACAACGCAGGCCAACGGCGCCCGGCCCCGGTCGCGCCAAACCCCCGGCGCGCCCGTGTCCCGGCCCTCCGGGCGCGCATCCCTCACGCGGGGTTTCGTCGCGGCGGTGTAGACGGATGCCCGACGCCCCCGACCTGCACCTGGCCGAGACCCTCGCCGCCCAGGTCCGCCGCGACCCCGCCGCCTTCCCCGACGCCGCGCGCCTGGCCGCCGCCGCGGGCGTCGGCGCGGCGGAGCTCGACGCGCTCTTCCGCCGGCACTTCCACGCCACGCCCGCCGACTTCCTGGCCCGCGAGCGCGTCGCCGCCGCCCGCCGCCACCTCGCCGGCGGCCGCGCCCCGGCCGAAGCGGCGTCCGCCGTCGGCTGGGAGAGCCTCTCCGCCTTCGACGAGGACTTCCGCCGGCTGACGGGGATGGCCCCCGGCGACTACCGCCGCCTGGGCGCCTCGCCCGGGTTCACCCTCGCGCTCCCGCCGGACTTCCGCGCCGCCGACGCGCTCCGCCACTTCGGCCGCGACACGGAGAGCCCCGCCGAGCGCGCCGCCGGCAGCGACTTCGTCAAGGCGCTGCGGCTCGCCGGGACGCCCGCGCGGCTGCACGTGCGGCTGGAAGACGGCGCCGCCCGCTGCCGCGTCGAGTCCGCCCGCCCCGTCCCGCCGGAGGGGATGCGCGCCGCTCACGCGGCCGTCGTCCGCATCCTGGGCCTGGGCTCCGACCCCGCCGCCTTCGAGCGCCACGTCGTGCGCGAGCCGGTCCTCGGCGGCCTGGTCGCCCGCCGTCCCGGGCTGCGCGTCCCGCTCACGGCCGACTTCTTCGAGGCGCTGGTGTGGGTGATCGTCGGCCAGCAGGTGAACCTCCCCTTCGCCTTCGCCCTGCGGCGCGAGGTGTTCGACCTGGCGGGCGAGGACGCGGGCGACGGCTTCCGCGCGCACCCCACGCCCGAGGCGGTCGCCGCGCTCGACTACGCCGACCTCACCGCCCGCCGCTTCTCGCGCCGCAAGGCCGAGTACGTGATCGACACCGCGCGGCTGATCGCGACCGGCGGGCTGGACCTGGACGCCCTGGCGGACGCCCCCGCTCCCGCGGCGGAGGAGCGGCTCCTCGCCGTGCGCGGGCTGGGCCCCTGGTCCGTGCAGTACCTGCTGATGCGCGGCCTGGGCTTCGCCGACTGCGTGCCGCTGGGCGACGCCGGCCTCACCGCCGCCCTGGCGCGCGCCTTCGCGCTCGGCCACCGCCCCGGCGCCGCGGAGACGGCGGCGCTGATGGAGCCGTTCGCCCCCCACCGCAGTCTGGCGACCTTCCACCTGTGGACCAGCCTGGGAGACCCCGCATGACCGCCTACGCCGCCCGCGTCGCGTCGCCCATCGGCACCCTCACCGCGGTGGTGGACGAAGCCGGGGCCCTGACGCGCCTCCTCTTCGCCGGCGACGCGCCCCCGCCGGACGCCGTGTGGGACGAGGAGCGCTGCGCCCCCGTCGCCGCGGAGCTCGGCGAGTACTTCCGCGGCGAGCGCCGCGACTTCGGCGTCCCCCTCGCCCCGCGCGGCACCGACTTCCAGCGGCGCGTGTGGGACGAGCTGCGCCGCATCCCCTACGGCCAGACGATCAGCTACCGCGAGCTGGCCGCGCGCGTCGGCCGCCCCGCCGCCGTCCGCGCCGTG encodes:
- a CDS encoding BadF/BadG/BcrA/BcrD ATPase family protein → MSTFAGIDGGGTRTTLVLAGEGGRELARRVGPAGLVDPRHPAATADMLAALVRDALAEAGLSEPPAALCAGLAGVGNEDERAEVEAALAAAGVAGRVRVTTDGAVALEGALGGGAGVLLIAGTGSVAYARAEDGRVERCGGWGMVVGDEGSGWSLGRAGLAAALRAADGRGPRTRLLDLFLQALELDGPSAIPPWAGRVDKSAVAKLARHVISAAEQGDPVALGVAEREARELACHALALARRLEPWSGAVPVVFHGGVLSNPFYAGVVEGALEEFEYAFSVRPAVSDAVHGALSFARRLVEEPEPAA
- a CDS encoding D-aminoacylase, producing the protein MPLRPARPLALALLAACAPSAQRQQPPTAPTAPTATRSATPGEPYDLLIRGGRIVDGTGSPWYRGDVAIRGDRIAAVGLLPGAVARDTIDATGLVVAPGFIDMLGHSEYPLLRDGRAVSKITQGITSEVTGEVTSVVPVNQNTLRELGDSTRARVTWTDLDGYFQALERARPAINLATFVTVGSVRRYVMGDVDRPATPAELERMKALVDEAMRQGALGLSSGLIYAPASYAPEAEIAELAKVAGRWGGGYASHIRSEGDRLVEAIEEAIRIGQAGGTWVQIHHLKASGKRNWGKMRQAVAAIEAARARGLDVTADQYPYPASGTDLAAIIPNWAHAGGTDSLVARLADPAVRRRLREELTTGGTDWRIGESAGGPSGVLISDFGTDSLEKYEGMRLDAVAAARGQEVVDALFDLLVADRANTAAIYFSMSEEDIEYAMRQPWVSVGIDAGARAADSTVAGKPHPRAYGSFPRILCRYVRERRVLTLEDAVRKFTALPAARVGLDDRGVVKEGMYADLTLFDPATVCDRATFENPVQTSVGIVHVLVNGVPVVRDTRVTGARPGRPLRRVGTAP
- a CDS encoding helix-turn-helix domain-containing protein, with product MPDAPDLHLAETLAAQVRRDPAAFPDAARLAAAAGVGAAELDALFRRHFHATPADFLARERVAAARRHLAGGRAPAEAASAVGWESLSAFDEDFRRLTGMAPGDYRRLGASPGFTLALPPDFRAADALRHFGRDTESPAERAAGSDFVKALRLAGTPARLHVRLEDGAARCRVESARPVPPEGMRAAHAAVVRILGLGSDPAAFERHVVREPVLGGLVARRPGLRVPLTADFFEALVWVIVGQQVNLPFAFALRREVFDLAGEDAGDGFRAHPTPEAVAALDYADLTARRFSRRKAEYVIDTARLIATGGLDLDALADAPAPAAEERLLAVRGLGPWSVQYLLMRGLGFADCVPLGDAGLTAALARAFALGHRPGAAETAALMEPFAPHRSLATFHLWTSLGDPA
- a CDS encoding methylated-DNA--[protein]-cysteine S-methyltransferase; the encoded protein is MTAYAARVASPIGTLTAVVDEAGALTRLLFAGDAPPPDAVWDEERCAPVAAELGEYFRGERRDFGVPLAPRGTDFQRRVWDELRRIPYGQTISYRELAARVGRPAAVRAVGRANGTNPIPIIVPCHRVIGTDGSLTGYGGGLETKRRLLELEGAAV